A stretch of the Gracilinanus agilis isolate LMUSP501 chromosome 4, AgileGrace, whole genome shotgun sequence genome encodes the following:
- the LOC123244745 gene encoding cullin-4B-like produces the protein MAEQSASSSPDFAEPQEQQQPLKSLFISSVAEEHHLNGLTKAPTTIPSFTNSKSNAAKKLVIKNFKDKYKLQENYIDETWWKLKEAVEAIQNNTSIQYNLEELYQAVENLCSYSISANLYRQLRQICEEHIRYQILQFQEDSLDSVLFLKKIDKCWQNHCRQMVMIRSIFLFLDRTYILQNSMLPSIWDMGLELFRTHIISDQKVQNKTIEGILLLIAKERNGEAIDRSLLRSLLSMLSDLQIYQDSFEQKFLEETNLLYAAEGECLMQEKEVPEYFHHVNKRLEEETDRLITYLDMSTQKPLIATVERQLLGEHLTAILQKGLNHLLDENRTQDLSLLYQLFSRVHSGVQVLLQHWIEYIKAFGSTIVNNPEKDKTMVQELLDFKDKVDHIIDICFMKNEKFVNAMKEAFETFINKRPNKPAELLAKYVDSKLRAGNRETTDEELEKMLDKIMIIFRFIYGKDVFEAFYKKDLVKRLLVGKSASVDAEKSMLSKLKHECGAEFTRNLEGMFKDMEVSKDIMVQFKQYTQNQNFPGSIELTVNTLTMGYWPTYVPMEVHLPAEMVRLQEVFVTFYLSKHSGRKLQWQSSLGHCVLKAEFKEEKKELQVSLFQTLVLLMFNEGEEFSLEDIKQATGIEDGELRRTLQSLACGKARVLIKDSKGKDVEDGDKFTCNDDFRHKLFRIKINQIQMKETVEEQISTTEKVFQDRQYQIDAAIVRIMKIRKALDHNLLVSEVYNQLKFPVKPTDLKKRIESLIDMDYIERDKENPNRYNYIA, from the coding sequence ATGGCTGAGCAATCGGCATCTTCATCACCTGATTTTGCTGAACCTcaggagcagcagcagccccTTAAAAGCTTATTCATCTCCTCTGTGGCTGAAGAGCACCATTTAAATGGGCTGACCAAAGCCCCTACTACCATCCCTAGCTTCACCAACAGCAAATCGAATGCAGCCAAGAAACTGGTGATCAAGAACTTTAAAGACAAATATAAACTGCAGGAAAACTACATAGATGAAACATGGTGGAAACTGAAAGAAGCCGTAGAAGCCATTCAGAACAATACTTCAATTCAATACAATTTAGAAGAACTCTATCAGGCTGTTGAAAACCTCTGTTCCTACAGTATCTCTGCAAACTTGTACAGACAGCTGAGACAGATATGCGAGGAGCACATCAGATACCAAATTCTCCAGTTCCAAGAAGATTCACTGGACAGTGTTCTGTTTctaaagaaaatagataaatgcTGGCAAAACCACTGCAGACAAATGGTCATGATTAGGAGCATTTTTTTATTCCTGGACAGAACATATATTCTTCAGAATTCAATGCTGCCTTCCATTTGGGACATGGGCCTAGAATTATTTAGGACCCACATAATTAGTGATCAGAAAGTCCAAAACAAGACTATTGAAGGCATTCTCCTTTTGATCGCAAAGGAAAGGAACGGTGAAGCAATCGATAGAAGTTTGCTTCGAAGCCTTCTGAGTATGCTTTCGGATTTGCAGATTTATCAAGATTCCTTTGAACAAAAATTTTTGGAAGAAACCAACCTGTTATATGCTGCAGAAGGTGAGTGTTTAATGCAAGAAAAAGAGGTTCCTGAATACTTTCATCACGTCAACAAACGTCTAGAAGAAGAAACAGATAGACTGATCACCTATCTAGATATGAGTACTCAGAAGCCACTAATTGCTACTGTAGAAAGGCAACTTCTAGGTGAACACTTAACCGCCATCCTTCAGAAAGGTTTAAATCACCTTCTTGATGAAAATAGGACTCAAGATTTGTCCCTCCTCTATCAGCTGTTTAGTAGGGTCCACAGTGGAGTTCAGGTCCTCTTGCAGCACTGGATTGAGTACATCAAAGCATTTGGGAGCACTATCGTCAATAATCCTGAAAAAGATAAGACCATGGTACAAGAATTGCTGGATTTTAAAGATAAAGTTGACCACATTATCGATATCTGCTTTATGAAAAACGAGAAGTTTGTCAATGCGATGAAAGAAGCATTCGAAACCTTCATTAACAAAAGGCCAAACAAGCCGGCCGAACTCCTAGCGAAGTATGTGGATTCAAAGCTCCGAGCGGGTAACAGAGAAACCACTGACGAAGAACTTGAGAAAATGTTGGACAAGATCATGATTATATTTCGGTTCATTTACGGGAAAGATGTCTTTGAAGCCTTTTACAAAAAGGACTTGGTCAAAAGACTGTTAGTTGGAAAGAGTGCGTCAGTAGATGCTGAGAAGTCCATGCTTTCCAAACTCAAGCATGAGTGTGGGGCTGAGTTCACCAGAAACTTGGAAGGGATGTTCAAAGACATGGAGGTGTCAAAAGACATCATGGTTCAGTTCAAACAATACACACAAAACCAAAATTTTCCTGGGAGCATTGAACTGACTGTGAATACCCTGACAATGGGCTATTGGCCAACCTACGTGCCTATGGAGGTTCACTTACCAGCTGAGATGGTTAGACTTCAGGAGGTTTTCGTGACCTTTTACTTGAGTAAACACAGTGGTAGGAAACTTCAATGGCAATCAAGTCTAGGACACTGTGTACTGAAAGCAGaatttaaagaggagaaaaaggaactcCAGGTCTCTCTTTTTCAAACGCTGGTGCTACTGATGTTTAATGAAGGTGAAGAATTCAGTTTAGAGGACATCAAGCAAGCTACAGGAATAGAGGATGGAGAATTAAGGAGAACACTCCAGTCATTGGCCTGTGGCAAAGCTAGAGTTCTGATTAAAGATTCAAAGGGCAAAGATGTGGAAGATGGTGATAAATTTACTTGCAATGATGACTTTAGACACAAGCTCTTCAGGATAAAAATTAAccaaatccaaatgaaagaaaCGGTAGAGGAACAAATAAGCACTACAGAAAAAGTCTTTCAAGACCGACAGTATCAAATCGATGCTGCCATTGTGAGAATCATGAAGATAAGAAAGGCCCTCGACCACAATCTGCTTGTTTCAGAAGTGTATAACCAGCTGAAGTTCCCAGTTAAACCTACTGATCTCAAGAAGCGTATAGAATCTTTAATCGACATGGACTAcatagaaagagataaagagaaccCCAACCGGTACAACTATATTGCCTAA